Below is a window of Paraburkholderia kururiensis DNA.
CGGATATACCGCTCGTTTTCCTCGCGCACGGGAATCGCCAGCGCGACGCGCTCGCAAACGGGAATGCCGTGCTTTGCGAGCGTGTCGAATTTCTTGGGATTGTTGCTCATCAGCCGCACTGACGAGACCTTGAGGATGCGCAGAATGGCGGCCGCCGAGTCGTACTCGCGCGCGTCGTCGGGCAGGCCCAGTTCCAGATTGGCCTCGACGGTATCGAGCCCCTGCTCCTGAAGCGCGTACGCGCGAATCTTGTTCGAGAGCCCGATGCCGCGCCCCTCGTGGCCGCGCAGGTACAGCAGCGCGCCGCGCCCTTCAGCCGCGATGTAGCGCAAGGCCAGATCGAGCTGCTCGCCGCAGTCGCAGCGATACGAGCCCAGCACGTCGCCCGTGAGACATTCGGAATGCAGCCGCGTCAGCACGGGTTCTCCATTGCCGACGTCGCCCATCACAAGCGCTACGTGCTCCGCGCCGCCATCGGCAACGCGAAAAACGTAGGACATGAACGTGCCGTAGCGGGTGGGAAGCGTGGCGGCTGCATCGAGCACGACGCATTCGTCGGTGATTGCGCCAGGTGCGCACGGCGGCTCGTGAGGCGTAGACATGATGTTCGAAGATGCCAAGGCTTGATCCGGCGTGCCGCCGGGATGTGGTATGGACGGGCAGTTTACCGCCAATCGCCGCGGCGCACCGCAATGCGGGCGCCGCGGGGTGTCGTCGACCGCGCGTCAGCCCCAATCCCCCGGCCGATTTCCGGCGCCTATACTGGAATCGAGCCTGCCGGCAACGCGTCGCCCAGGGATGTCGGGGATGTTGCGTCGCGCCACGCCGGCAGACCTTCTCTGACGAAACGGAGCCGCCTCATGACAACCGTTGCACAGGTACTCAAATCGAAGCCGGAGCAAACCGTCTACACCATCCTGGCGGAAGACTCGGTCTACAACGCGATCAAGCTGATGGCGGAAAAGCAGATCGGCGCGCTCGTCGTGAAGGAAGGCGACGCGATCGCCGGCATCATTACGGAGCGCGACTACGCACGCAAGGTCGTGTTGATGGACCGCTCGTCGAAGGTCACACCCGTGCGCGAAATCATGAGCCCGCACGTGCGCTTCGTGCGCCTCGACCAGACCACCGACGAGTGCATGGCGCTCATGACCGAGCGTCGCATGCGGCACCTGCCCGTCATCGATCAGGAAAAGCTGGTGGGAATGGTCTCGATCGGCGACCTGGTGAAGAACATCATTGCCGAGCAGCAATTCACGATCGAGCAGCTGGAGCACTACATCACGGGCGGCAAGGTTTGAACGCCGGGCCGCGCGGCGGGTAACGCAAAGGCGGGTGACGCAAAAAAAGCCCAATCGATACCGGTTGGGCCAAGCCGCCTTCCGGCGGCGGAGGTTCCACAAAACCTGTCTTATGGTCGGGCCGCGCATGGCGCGCGAACGACACGCGCTTGCGCGACCGCCTTCGAGCGAAACGGCGGGCGCCCAACTATCTGATCGCCCGCCGGATACGTTGTGCGCGATGGCGTACCGCACACGACGTCTCGCTTCAGTTACCGGGATCAGTTACCGAAATAAGTGGATTGCTGCGGCGTCACGCGCGCCGGTTGGCCTGCCTGCGACGAGCCCGTCGTCGAAGGACCATAGCCCGTGTCGGCGGTGCGTTGCTGCGCCATCGCCGTGCCGTTTTGCGCGGCGACGCGCGCTTCGGCGGCCTGGATGTCGGCCGGATAGGTCGCGTCGTTCGAGACAGCCGGGTTGTAGCCGGCGCGTTCGAGGTCGATCAGTTCCTGGCGCACTTGCGCACGGGTCACGGGACCGTTCGACTGGGCGAACGAAGCGAGCGGAGCAGCAAGCGCAACGGCAACAACAGCAGCCTTGATCAGGGACTTCGAGTTCATGATGATTACCTCCAAAGTTGTTTTGTCGCTGGCCCGGCACACCATGTGTCGAGCAAGTGACTCCAGTGTAGGAAGCCGATCACCAAGGGAAAACCCCTATTCGAGATAAACATTTTTTCGGCTGGAAGAACAATAGATGAAGGTCTCCCGCCTTACGGCGCGCGCCGACAGCAAGGTGTAAGCCTTCCCGAAGATCGGCACGCGACCGCGGCAGGTCCGGCAGGAATTGCAGAACGCCTGGGGTCGTGCCGTTACCCTTATTCCGCCGCCAGCAGCTTGCGCGGTCCGCTGACGAACGGGCTGCCCGCCTCGTAGAAGCGCAGCATCCGGTGCATTTCGCGCGACAGCCCGACGCGCTTCGTCGCAGCCACCGCGTGCACCGCCGCGTCGCCCTGCACCGGCATCTGCCCGAGCCAAAGCCCGCGGCCCGTACAGAGATCGTGACCGTCGAATGCCTGGCCGATACCGAATGCGCGCGTGAGCCGTCCCGGGCCGCGTGCGAGGTCACGCAGCGCTGCCCCGTTGCGGCGCGCGGTCATCGCCGCGATGCCTTCGAGCGGCTCGATAGCCCGAATCAGCACGCCGGCCCCCACGCCCGCCGCTTCGCTCGACATGTTGAGCATGTATTCCGTGCCGTAGGTGAGCCGCACGTAGGCATGGCCGCGCTCGAGGAACATCGAGCCGTTCCAGGCACGGCGTCCGATGAACGCATGGCTGGTCGAGTCACCGACGGGGTACGCCTCCATCTCCACAATGCGTCCGCTCATACGGCGTTCGTAGAGGACAGGGCCGCCCTCCTCGCCAGGAACGCCTGGCACGGCCGGCACGGGAAACGGCTCGGCCAGGTCGTAGACCAGATACTTGCCCACCATGAAGCGAGCCAGCTCGACGGTATCCACCGGCAGTTCGTCGCGCGTAAGCGGCACGATGGGCAGCAGCATCGATTCGCACGCCGCGGCCGTGTTGCGGCGGCCATCGCGCTTCGTCTGTTGTTGCAATGCTTCGCCCCTGGGCGCGTTCCGAGTCACGTTTTTCCCAACTGGAGTATCGTTAGCTTGCCGCGCGTCCCAAGGCTTGCACAACGGCGCGCGCGGAGCACGTTCTCGCGCATTATCGCCACAATTTCTGCAGTATCAGCAGTTGCTGTACGCGCAGCGCCGCATTTCCCGCAATAACGTTCATTCAGGCTCGACCCGGCAACGCCCGCAGCACCAGGCGGTTGCCATGAACGCTCTCGACATCACGACAACCGGAGAAAACGCATGAAGGCAATTCACGCAATCAGGATGGCAGTCGGCGCACTCGTCGTCGCGACCTCGGTCGGTGCATGGGCACAGGCCAGCGATCCCGGAACGGACACCGCCAACACCGCCGCTTCGGCGAAGGCCAGCAAGAAGGCCGCGCGCTCGGCCAATCGTGCCTTGCAGAAGAAAGTGCGCGCCGCGCTCGCCCGTGCGAAGGGCGTTTCGGTGGCCAACATCACGGTCCGCGCGAACAACGGCGCGGTGACGCTCGCGGGCACCGTGCCGGATGCTTCGCAGATCGATCTGGCCACCCAGGCTGCGCAGGGCGTGGCCGGCGTGACGTCGGTCAAGAACGCGTTGACCGTGCGCTCCGAGGGCGGTCAGTAAATCCGCAGTCAGTCGCGCTGCCGCGCGCGCTTGCGGCAGCCTCGCGCCTGTCTTCCGCGTTCCCGTCTTGCCGACATGCGGCGCATCGCATCGGCAGGACAGGAAAGGGAAGACAGGCGCAGCCGCAGCGTTGCCGCCGCCATCAGCCCTGTGCGCGCCGCTGCATTTCGCGGGCAATCACGATCTGCTGGATCTGCGTGGTGCCCTCGTAGATGCGAAAGAGCCGCACGTCGCGATAAAACCGCTCGATGCCGTATTCGCTCATGTAGCCTGCTCCGCCGAAAATCTGCACGGCGCGGTCGGCCACGCGCGAGCACATTTCCGTGGCGAACATCTTGGCGCACGACGCCTCCGCGGTCACGCGTTCGCCGTCGTCGCGACGACGTGCGGCGTCCACGATCATGCAGCGCGACGCGTAGATTTCGGCCTGGCTGTCCGCGAGCATCGCCTGGATCAGCTCGAATTCCACAATCGGCTTGCCGAACTGCTTGCGCTCCATCGCATAACGCAGCGCGTCGGCCAGCATGCGTTCCGCCGCGCCGGTCGCCACCGCGGCGATATGCAGACGGCCCTTGTCGAGCACCTTCATCGCGGTCTTGAACCCCACGCCTTCGCGCCCGCCGATCAAGCTGTCCGCCGGCACGCGGCAATTCTCGAAGATCACGTCGCACGTGTGGGCGCCCTTCTGTCCCATCTTGCGGTCGATCTTGCCGAGCGAGAGCCCCCGCGTGTCGCGCTCCACCACGAATGCCGAAATGCCGCTGGCGTCCTTGCTTGCCGGATCGGTGCGCGCCATCACCGTGTAGATGCCGGCTTCCGGCGCGTTCGTGATGAAGCGCTTCGTGCCGTTCAGCACGTAGTGGTCGCCGTCGCGCGCCGCCGTGGTGCGCAGCGACGCGGCGTCGGAACCTGCCTCCGGCTCGGTCAGGCAGAACGAGCCGATGAGTTCGCCCGAGGCGAGCCGCGGCAAATACTTCTGCTTTTGCCCGGGCGTCCCGTCGATCACGATGCCCATCGACCCGATGCCGTTGTTGCTGCCCACCGCGGAGCGGAATGCGGGCGACGTCTTGCCGAGCTCCATCGCGGCCAGCACTTCCTCTTCCATGGTGAGGCCCAGCCCGCCGTATTCCTCCGGCAGGCACAGGCCGAACAGGCCGAGCGTTTTCATCTCGGCGAGCAGGTCATCGGGAATCTGGTCGGTCTCGGCGACGATCGCTTCGGCAGGCACGAGGCGCTCGCGCACGAAGCGGGCGATGCTGTCGAGCAGCAGGTTCAGCGTTTCCTGGCTACGGATCACAACGTCTCCTTCGGTGGCACTTGCGGGTTGTCTGTGCGGGCTGTCGCTTCGCCGCCTTCGCCTGCTTCAGTCGCCCGTTGGGGTTCACGACGCAACGAAGAACGCCCGCTTTCATTTGCTATATTGGATCGGACCTGTTCATCCGGCAGACAAAGCATAACGGTTGCCGCGCCATGACATCGACGAACAACAAGAGGAACGACCGCATGACGACGACATCGACCGTGCTGCCCCGCTGGACCCTCTTCACGCCCATTGCCGCGTGGATCGTGCTGTGCGCGGCGCTGCTGTGGCCGGGCCACGCGATCTTGCTGGTGCTGGTGGGCATTGCGCTCGCGGGATCCGTGTTTGCGGGCGTGCATCACGCGGAGGTGGTCGCGCATCGCGTGGGCGAACCGTTCGGCACGCTGGTGCTCGCCGTTGCGGTGACCGTGATCGAAGTGGCACTGATCGTCTCGGTGATGATCGGCGGCGGCCCTGAAAAAGCGGGCCTCGCACGCGACACCGTGTTCGCGGCGGTGATGATCGTGTGCAACGGCATCGTCGGTCTGTGCCTGCTGATGGGCGGCTTGCGCCATCGCGAACAGGACTTCCAGATTCGCGGCGCGAGCGCCGCACTCGCCGTACTCGCGTCGCTTTCCGTGCTCTCGCTCGTGATGCCGAACTACACGAGCCAGAATCTCGGTCCCATGCTCTCGCCTTCGCAGCTTGCGTTCGCGGGCGTGTCGTCGCTCGTGCTCTACTGCGTGTTCGTATTCGTGCAGACGGTGCGGCACCGCGATTACTTTCTGGCCGCGGGCGACGGCGAACATCATCATGCGGCGCCGCCGAGTGCGCGCGTGGCGATGGTGTCGGCGCTGCTGTTGCTGGTGAGCCTCGTCGCTGTCGTGCTGCTCGCCAAGCTGCTGTCGCCCGCAGTGGAAGCGGCCGTGCACAGGGCTGGCCTGCCCGAAGCGGTGGTGGGCATCGTCATCGCCGCGCTCGTGCTGCTGCCCGAAGGGCTGGCCGCGTTGCGCGCGGCACGCGCCGACCGGCTGCAGACGAGTCTCAACCTGGCGCTGGGCTCCGCACTCGCCAGCATCGGACTCACCATTCCCACCGTGGCCGTCGTCACGTTGTGGTTCCACATGCCGCTCGCACTCGGCATCGGCGGACGCGATACGGTGCTACTCGTGCTCACGCTGATCGTGGGGACGCTCACGCTCGGCACGGGCCGTACGACCATTCTGCAAGGCGCTGTGCATCTGTCGCTGTTCGCAGCGTATCTGTTTCTTTCGGTGGCACCGTAGGTGTCGCGAGGCCGGGTGCTGCCGCGGTCGCCGCTCAATCGGCCCAATGCGCCGCCAGCCACTCGCGGAAGCACTGCACCTTTTGCAGATGCGCGACGCTCTGCGGATAAACGAAAAAGTAGCGCGCGCCCGTGGCGAGCACCGTATCGAACGGCCGCACGAGCCGCTTCGCCGCCACGTCTTCCTCGATCAGCGCAAGGTCGCTGATCGCCACGCCGAAGCCCTGCAGCGCCGCGTTGGTCGCCAGGTCGAGCGTTTCGAAGCTGGGCCCGTGACTCGCATCGACGCCGCTCGCGTCGTTCACGCCCGCATGCGCGAGCCACATCTTCCAGTCGCGGTGATCGCGCGTGGGATGCAGCAGCGTGTGCCGCGCAAGATCCTCGGGCCGCGCGAGCGGTTTATCGACGAGCAGTTCGGGCGCGCACACCGGCGTCAGACGTTCCTCGATCAAGGGCACCGCCTGCACGTCCGCGCCGGGCGACGTGCCGTAGACGATGGCGGCATCGAACGGCTCCACCTCGAAATCCACGTCGTGCTGCCACGTGGTGGTGATCTGCACGTGCAGGTCCGGGTACTCGGCCTGGAAACGCATGATCTTCGGCAGCATCCAGCGCATCACGCAGGTGGGCACCTTGAGCGCGAGATCGGTGCGCTGGCGCGTAAGACGCAACGAAATTTCCTCGATGCGGGCGAAGCTCTCTTTCACGGCCGGCAGCAGCAATTCCCCTTCGGCGGTGAGCGTGAGTCCCTTCGCATGACGCTTGAAGAGCGGGAAGCCGTAATAGTCCTCGAGCGCGAGAATCTGCCGGCTCACCGCGCCCTGCGTGAGGCAGAGATGCTCGGCCGCACGCGTGAAGCTGCGGTGACGCGCCACGGTCTCGAAGATCTGGAGGGCGTTCAGAGGCGGGAGTCGTCGCATGGCGGCGTTCTGGAGGAGCTAGGCGGTTCGGCGGCGAGGTATCAGCAAAATTCATTGAGAGCCGGCGCGGTGCGCCGTAGCCCGCGTGATGCACGGGCGGCGTACAGGATAAGCGAACAAAAGCGGATGCGGAGCGCGCGGTTGCCCTGGTGAGCATGCAAAAAGCTCATGCCGAACGATCAACCGTTCCACCTGTATGGCGCGACCCGGCCGTTTGTATTGGCCTGCATGGACATGCTTTAATGCGCGACGCAGTTTCCGATAAACCGACATAACGACAAGACCATGGCAATCGATGTCTTTTGCCGCTACACGAACGGGGCAACGAACGCAGCGGAGCGCCGCGTACTCGTCAGGGCAATTGAGATTCTTCAGCAAAACACGCATTCGGCTGTCGTGCTCTGCGACTTCCTCTGCGGCAGCCAGCAGATCGATTTACTGATTGCCACGGAAATAACGACGCTCGTGCTGCAGGTAAAGAGTTATCGCCACGCCGTCGAAGGCGGCACAAACAGCGCGCATTGGACAAACCCGGCCACAGGCGAGTCCCTGCCGAATGCATACACGCAGACGACCGACCAGATGCTGGCGCTCAAAGACATGCTGCGCAAGGAGACCGGGGAAGACCCCGGCTTCGCGCGTGCCGTCGTGTTGTTCGAACCCGGGATACCTGTCGGCTCGTCGCTACCACGAAGCGATTTTCGCGTTCAGATATGTGGCATCGAGGAACTCGAGGCGCTGCTGCTCACGCACACTTCCGAGCACAGCGGGCGAAAACCCTGGAACCGGGATGCGCTTCGTTCGTATGCCGTGGCGCAAGGCATGGCGAGGCTTTCCCATACGACAGGACAGAAGCCGGCAATGCGCGGCGATGCCGCCCGTCCGCTGCGGCCGGTCGCGCCGCCGGTCTTTCCTGACAGAGCGGCAGACCCGGCCCGCGCTCCCGTCCGGGCTGAAGGGCCTGTTGCGACGCCCCGCCCTGCCGCGCTGCCCGGGCCGACGCCGTCTCGCACCTACGTGACAGCGCGTACGGCAAAGCGTCGGCATATAGGGCGGTACGTGCTCACGTCGATTGCAATTGGCGCAGGCTTCCTCTGGCTCTACCATCGCTCTGCTCCGACTCGCGCCGAAAAACCGGCTGTCAGCACATCGGCTTACGCCCCTTCGCAACGGACCACAGAGCCGAAACATCGTCGCAAGCGCGAAACATATGCCGGCACGCAACGCGCCGCGCCAGCGTCGTCCGTCGCTTCGGCAAAGCTCGGCGCGCCCTCGGTTGCAGTCGTGGCTGTGCAACCGGTTGCTTCGCCGCCCCCGCCATGTCCGGAAGGCATCGATCGACTTGGTTGCACGCCTTCGAGCGCAACACTTTCACGGTTGAACCGGCAATAAGCGCGATCTGGGGCCTCAGCGTCAACGGTGCCCCGGCACGCATCCGGTGGAGACTCATCGGCTGATCCGTCACGCCAATCGCGCACGCATTCGTCCGCCAGGACAGCCCTCCCCTCCACGAGCATTCAAGAACATGAACCGCGCGCCGATATACAGAGGGTTTACGGCCTTCAAGGCAAGCGCCTGAGCCGTCGAATTTCAAAAGATCCGGCTTATCCAAGATGAAGAACAACACGATAGGCGGCCGCGCCGCTGCCGCATTGGCGACCTTGTTTCTCGCTGCCTGTGCTCACGGTCCCCGCCCGGTGGGTGCAGAGGCCCCGCCCGCGTCGCCGCAAACCGCCGCATCGAACCCGCCCGCTGCGGCGAATCCCTGGTCTAGCGTTCCGCCGGACGTGCTGGCCACCTGTCGCGACATCTCGGTTGCATCCAGTGCCGGCAAACTGGCAGACGCGGCAGAACTCGCGCGCCAATGCATTGCGTCACACAGCCTGCCCGTGCAGATCCGTGCGCTGGTACTCCAGCAACTCACGCTGCTCGAAATGGCACTTCATCACAATAGTGCCGCGCTGGAGGCCCAGCTCGCCGCCATCGAACTGGAGCCCAAGCCCACGGACATGCAACTTGCCGTGCTGGCCAAGCTGTACGACGCCAATCAACGATACGACGAGGGGCTCGCAACGCTCGAACGGCTCCGCGCCAATCATGCGGGCACGGACGACCTGAACGGTCCCCTCGGCATGGCTTACTACAACGAACGTGGCGCCCTTCTCGCGGCGACCGGGCGTCACGAAGAGGCCGTCGCTTCGTTGACGAAGGGCATCGCGCTTCAGCCCGCGCTTGCGGAGCCGTATCGCCTGCGCGCCCGTGAACGCGAAGCGCTCGGCGACGTCGCAGGCGCACGCGCGGACTACGCGAGCTTTGCCCGCTGGGCACGGGACGGGTCAATCGACGCGCCGACGCGCGCCCGCCTGTCCCAGCTGAAAATCGATCCCGCGGTGGAACGCAGGCATCCCTTCGGCAGCGCCAATCCGTTGCGCGAATCGGCAGCGCAGTCGCTGAAAGCCGCGCAGCAGGCACTGCAGGCCGCCACGACGCCACAAGACAAAGCCAGGGCGTACGGCGAGATCTCGGCCCACCTGGACGGCATGAACCGCAGCGAGCAGGCGCTCGCGGCAATCGACAAGGCAATCGCGCTCGCGCCTGACGATATCAGCCTTCGCCAGTCGAAGACCACGACGCTCGTCGCGCTGAAACGCACGGCAGACGCCATCGCACTCGCCGATCCGCTGTTGGCCAAAATGCGTGCCGATGCGGCAGCCGCTGTCGACCCCTCTGCCGTGTATCGGACCTACATCGAGGCAAGCGGGTCGTCTGCCTATGCGCACATGATCCGCGGCGAATGGGCGCCGGCCATCGCCGCGCTCGAAGATGTCGCGCGCGCCTCGCCGTTCTACGACCAGGACTACATGGCGTCGCTGTACCTCTACGTGCGGGCGCGCAGCGGCGGTGCGGCGCCGCGCAATGCGTTCTTCGACGATTACATCGGTCGCAATACCGTGCCGCTGCCCGGCAACTATCGCCGTTCGATCCTCCTCTTGATGCAAGGACGCGCCACCGTCGACGAGGTGTATCTGCAAGCGGTGCTGCTCCCGGACTCCGTCGCGATTCAGAACGCACTGGCGGAGACCTGGTTCATGGCGGCCGCGTACGCGCATTTCGTCAAGCATGACGAGGCCGCCGCGCGTGGATACGTCACCCGTCTGAACGACCTCCAACCCTACGGAACCAACGAGTGGACGATGGTCGAGCAGGGCGCGGTGTGATGGGCCAGGTCGTCCCATCCGCACCGCCGCCAGCGGCCATCGCCGTCACGGCACTTCTGTCGCTGGCGCTGCTGTTTGCCGCAGGCGGCCCGCTCGCGGCCCATGCCGCACTCCATGCGCCCTCCCAGCCCGACGCGCGCAACAGCGGGATCGCGCAGCCTCTCGCCATGCCATACCGGGACACCACGTCGCCGTGCCTGCTGCAATCGAACGCCGCCGACGCCCCCTTCACTTCGCCTTACGTCACGCCGGCAAAACTGCGCGACGCGTGCGCCGAGGAAGCCAACGCGGGCAACGTAAATGCGCGTGCGATCTACGGCCAGATGGCGATGTTCGGCTACGGTGGGCCGCCGCTCAAAAGCGGTCTCGCAACGCTCACCCAGGTGGCCGCGGATGGGTTGCCGCTCGCGCAGCTCATCCTCGGATCGATGTATCGCGAAGGCATCGGCGTGCCACGTGACGCCGTCGCGGCGCGCATGTGGTTACGCCGCGCGACCGAGGGCGGAAACGGCATAGCGGCCGACATCCTCGGGCAAATGGACTACGCCGGCGAAGGTCGATCCGTCGACTTCGCCTCTGCCTATCAGCTCTTCGCCTACGCGGCTCGACACGGCGATCCTCATGGCGCGGTCAATGCCGGGCGGATGTTGATGGGCGGGCGCAACGGCGTTCCACGCGATGTGACAGGGGGCGTTGCCTGGTTCATCGAAGGGGCCACGCACGGCGACGCCGAGGCGCAGTTGCTGCTCGGCGTCGCCCTGCTGCGCGGAACAGCGCTCGCACCCGACCCGCGCAACGCAGCGGGGTGGCTCGCGGCCGCCGCGGCTCAAGGTCAGGTTGATGCCAGGGCCGCGCTCGCGAATCTCTACGTGACCGGGACAGGCGTGCCGCCTGACGCGAAGCGCGGCTTCGCGCTGATGGCCGACGCCGCGCGCCACGGTTCGGTCTACGCGCAGCGCCGCATGGGCGACCTGTATGGCGAGGGCCTCGGCGTCGGGCGCAACGCCACGCTGGCACGCGCGTGGTATCGCAAGGCGGCGCTTGCCGGCGACGTCGTGGCGCAATTCGATCTCGCCTTCGAATACAGAAACGGCATAGGCGGCCCGGTAGACCTCGAGGCCGCGATCGGATGGATGCGCGGCGCGGCCGAAGCCGGCCTCGCCGAAGCACAGAACGATCTCGGCACGATGCTTCAAAGGGGTGAAGGCACAGCGGTCAATCTCGCCGAGGCGAAGCAATGGTACGAGCGCGCATCCGCACAGGGTTCCGGCGTGGCCTCGTACAACGTCGCGTCGATGGCCTATG
It encodes the following:
- the ribA gene encoding GTP cyclohydrolase II; this translates as MSTPHEPPCAPGAITDECVVLDAAATLPTRYGTFMSYVFRVADGGAEHVALVMGDVGNGEPVLTRLHSECLTGDVLGSYRCDCGEQLDLALRYIAAEGRGALLYLRGHEGRGIGLSNKIRAYALQEQGLDTVEANLELGLPDDAREYDSAAAILRILKVSSVRLMSNNPKKFDTLAKHGIPVCERVALAIPVREENERYIRTKQVKFGHYFEENE
- a CDS encoding CBS domain-containing protein, which codes for MTTVAQVLKSKPEQTVYTILAEDSVYNAIKLMAEKQIGALVVKEGDAIAGIITERDYARKVVLMDRSSKVTPVREIMSPHVRFVRLDQTTDECMALMTERRMRHLPVIDQEKLVGMVSIGDLVKNIIAEQQFTIEQLEHYITGGKV
- a CDS encoding DUF4148 domain-containing protein; translation: MNSKSLIKAAVVAVALAAPLASFAQSNGPVTRAQVRQELIDLERAGYNPAVSNDATYPADIQAAEARVAAQNGTAMAQQRTADTGYGPSTTGSSQAGQPARVTPQQSTYFGN
- a CDS encoding DNA-3-methyladenine glycosylase, which encodes MLLPIVPLTRDELPVDTVELARFMVGKYLVYDLAEPFPVPAVPGVPGEEGGPVLYERRMSGRIVEMEAYPVGDSTSHAFIGRRAWNGSMFLERGHAYVRLTYGTEYMLNMSSEAAGVGAGVLIRAIEPLEGIAAMTARRNGAALRDLARGPGRLTRAFGIGQAFDGHDLCTGRGLWLGQMPVQGDAAVHAVAATKRVGLSREMHRMLRFYEAGSPFVSGPRKLLAAE
- a CDS encoding BON domain-containing protein is translated as MKAIHAIRMAVGALVVATSVGAWAQASDPGTDTANTAASAKASKKAARSANRALQKKVRAALARAKGVSVANITVRANNGAVTLAGTVPDASQIDLATQAAQGVAGVTSVKNALTVRSEGGQ
- a CDS encoding acyl-CoA dehydrogenase family protein, with the protein product MIRSQETLNLLLDSIARFVRERLVPAEAIVAETDQIPDDLLAEMKTLGLFGLCLPEEYGGLGLTMEEEVLAAMELGKTSPAFRSAVGSNNGIGSMGIVIDGTPGQKQKYLPRLASGELIGSFCLTEPEAGSDAASLRTTAARDGDHYVLNGTKRFITNAPEAGIYTVMARTDPASKDASGISAFVVERDTRGLSLGKIDRKMGQKGAHTCDVIFENCRVPADSLIGGREGVGFKTAMKVLDKGRLHIAAVATGAAERMLADALRYAMERKQFGKPIVEFELIQAMLADSQAEIYASRCMIVDAARRRDDGERVTAEASCAKMFATEMCSRVADRAVQIFGGAGYMSEYGIERFYRDVRLFRIYEGTTQIQQIVIAREMQRRAQG
- a CDS encoding calcium:proton antiporter, which gives rise to MTTTSTVLPRWTLFTPIAAWIVLCAALLWPGHAILLVLVGIALAGSVFAGVHHAEVVAHRVGEPFGTLVLAVAVTVIEVALIVSVMIGGGPEKAGLARDTVFAAVMIVCNGIVGLCLLMGGLRHREQDFQIRGASAALAVLASLSVLSLVMPNYTSQNLGPMLSPSQLAFAGVSSLVLYCVFVFVQTVRHRDYFLAAGDGEHHHAAPPSARVAMVSALLLLVSLVAVVLLAKLLSPAVEAAVHRAGLPEAVVGIVIAALVLLPEGLAALRAARADRLQTSLNLALGSALASIGLTIPTVAVVTLWFHMPLALGIGGRDTVLLVLTLIVGTLTLGTGRTTILQGAVHLSLFAAYLFLSVAP
- a CDS encoding LysR substrate-binding domain-containing protein — protein: MRRLPPLNALQIFETVARHRSFTRAAEHLCLTQGAVSRQILALEDYYGFPLFKRHAKGLTLTAEGELLLPAVKESFARIEEISLRLTRQRTDLALKVPTCVMRWMLPKIMRFQAEYPDLHVQITTTWQHDVDFEVEPFDAAIVYGTSPGADVQAVPLIEERLTPVCAPELLVDKPLARPEDLARHTLLHPTRDHRDWKMWLAHAGVNDASGVDASHGPSFETLDLATNAALQGFGVAISDLALIEEDVAAKRLVRPFDTVLATGARYFFVYPQSVAHLQKVQCFREWLAAHWAD
- a CDS encoding nuclease-related domain-containing protein, whose amino-acid sequence is MAIDVFCRYTNGATNAAERRVLVRAIEILQQNTHSAVVLCDFLCGSQQIDLLIATEITTLVLQVKSYRHAVEGGTNSAHWTNPATGESLPNAYTQTTDQMLALKDMLRKETGEDPGFARAVVLFEPGIPVGSSLPRSDFRVQICGIEELEALLLTHTSEHSGRKPWNRDALRSYAVAQGMARLSHTTGQKPAMRGDAARPLRPVAPPVFPDRAADPARAPVRAEGPVATPRPAALPGPTPSRTYVTARTAKRRHIGRYVLTSIAIGAGFLWLYHRSAPTRAEKPAVSTSAYAPSQRTTEPKHRRKRETYAGTQRAAPASSVASAKLGAPSVAVVAVQPVASPPPPCPEGIDRLGCTPSSATLSRLNRQ